One Calditrichia bacterium DNA window includes the following coding sequences:
- a CDS encoding lamin tail domain-containing protein → MKPQNYFDLRMNFVTGCRCAALVVLATLFLQSVVPVAAQTGVRINEFMANNNSTLVDNDNEYSDWLELYNAGPSTVDLTGWYLTDDSTRLSKWAFPAISLASGGYLIVFASNKNLTSPQLHTNFRLTADGEYLALVRPDTTIIEYEYTPSFPIQAGDVSFGVLGSGLAYFATPSPGAVNAAGTVDIVLTDDDVTENRPNDFYIATIIATDLETTASVTYSLIDDAGGRFKIVDDELRVANTNLLDFDADTSHQITVRAIYDDESFVDKPFTIFIKEYFPMDLEISEFMASNQTTLQDEDGEYSDWLEIHNTGAEAINLENWYLTDSDNNLVQWQFPSRVIPAGGYLVVFASDKNRTGSELHTNFKLSAGGEYLGLVQPNGTVVVSEYAPFPPQASDISYGYFNNVLQFFDVPTPGSANTDGTLPIDPLTISPERGFYETSFDVTISTTTPNVEIRYTLDGSKPTPSNGSVYSGAITINTTTVLRAAAYQTGYQPTRVETHSYLFLDDVIQQPYNIDGYPVQMYSVGSNDPEAYHDYEMDPTIVNDPAYSGSIIKGLTDIPSMIISLDPDSLFGEDHFYDADDGDIEQRVSMEYLDFHNPNRNDQQDCGIEGHSHDRLKRSLRLSFKSEYGSATWNTNIFRDAPLNGSTADKDQKRIVLRGGNNRSWARKWNPEETTYTEDQWFRDTQIAMTGYGAHGNFVHLYINGIYWGLYNPVERPDQFFSSEYFGGNEEDWYAMNHDGTISGDATRFNHLASDLVNMNMSNAANYAEMQEYLDIDNFIDYMMLNWFGAVTDWPGKNYWGGNQNSPAGPYRFYSWDSEWSWDVTKDFDDVSGAWVHPDHRAGSTESDFQSKIWVALRESSEFMTHFADRVYMHCFNDGVLTDSASLARWNTLNQYVRDAMIAESAKWGDAMEVRDEPLFKRDIHWQAEVDAIAALMDGNVAQFITALRTEGYYPDIDPPTFNKRGGAVASGFTVTLSNPNGSGTIYYTTDGTDPRAVNGGISGNATAYSSPISITDSTTITTRVLDSGNWSAKDQVNFTIAQSPTVSLKAKIFLQGAYDSGTGLMTTTLNTSGYLPLAAPYKANPRNVVSMPANITDWVLVELRSTPTGAAVVSKSVLLRNDGLLVDDDGTTESVTLDAAEGDYYVVIKHRNHLAVMSTNAVSLTENSSLYDYTGDSKSYYGSDGAVTVDVGVWGLYAGEGNNSGIITIADRNDALSNRDFVGYSVYDYNLSGIVTISDANMALSNRDANTQVP, encoded by the coding sequence ATGAAGCCTCAAAACTACTTTGATCTCCGAATGAATTTTGTAACCGGTTGTCGATGTGCTGCACTTGTTGTATTGGCAACGCTGTTTTTACAGTCGGTTGTACCGGTGGCTGCACAAACCGGTGTTCGAATTAACGAATTTATGGCAAATAACAATTCTACTCTTGTGGATAATGATAATGAATATTCGGACTGGCTGGAATTATACAATGCCGGTCCATCCACGGTGGACCTTACCGGTTGGTATCTTACTGATGATTCCACGCGTTTATCCAAATGGGCGTTTCCGGCAATTTCGTTGGCATCCGGTGGGTATTTGATCGTTTTTGCTTCGAACAAAAACCTGACATCGCCGCAACTGCACACCAATTTTAGACTGACTGCAGACGGTGAATATCTGGCACTCGTCCGACCGGATACGACAATTATCGAATATGAATACACTCCATCGTTCCCTATTCAGGCCGGTGATGTGTCATTCGGCGTTTTGGGCAGCGGTTTGGCATATTTTGCAACACCTTCTCCCGGTGCGGTAAATGCTGCTGGCACTGTCGATATTGTGCTAACGGATGATGATGTCACAGAAAACAGACCCAATGATTTTTATATCGCAACTATAATTGCCACCGATTTGGAAACCACAGCGTCTGTTACATATTCCCTGATTGACGACGCCGGTGGACGCTTTAAAATCGTTGATGATGAATTACGGGTCGCCAACACCAATTTGCTGGATTTTGATGCAGACACCAGTCATCAAATTACCGTGCGTGCTATATATGATGATGAGTCATTTGTTGATAAGCCATTCACAATTTTCATCAAAGAATATTTCCCGATGGATCTGGAAATCAGCGAATTTATGGCCAGCAACCAAACAACGCTGCAGGATGAAGATGGCGAGTATTCGGATTGGCTTGAAATTCACAACACGGGCGCAGAAGCGATAAATCTGGAAAACTGGTATTTGACAGACAGCGATAACAATCTTGTTCAATGGCAGTTTCCGTCGCGGGTGATTCCGGCAGGTGGCTATCTGGTTGTTTTTGCCTCGGACAAAAACCGCACCGGCAGCGAACTGCACACCAATTTTAAACTGAGTGCCGGTGGTGAATATCTGGGTCTGGTTCAGCCGAACGGAACGGTTGTTGTTTCCGAATACGCTCCCTTTCCACCGCAAGCCTCGGATATTTCCTACGGCTATTTTAACAATGTGCTCCAATTTTTTGATGTGCCCACACCCGGCTCCGCAAATACAGACGGCACATTACCGATCGACCCATTAACCATTTCACCGGAACGCGGTTTTTATGAAACATCATTTGATGTAACAATTTCTACTACTACACCCAATGTAGAAATCCGCTATACGCTCGATGGCAGCAAACCCACGCCGTCCAACGGCAGTGTTTACAGCGGAGCCATTACGATTAATACGACAACCGTTTTGCGCGCTGCGGCATATCAAACCGGTTATCAGCCAACCCGGGTGGAAACCCATTCTTATCTTTTCCTGGATGATGTGATCCAGCAGCCGTATAATATCGATGGATATCCGGTTCAAATGTACAGTGTGGGCAGTAATGATCCGGAAGCTTACCACGATTACGAAATGGATCCGACAATTGTGAATGATCCGGCGTACAGCGGGAGCATCATTAAAGGGTTGACGGATATTCCATCGATGATCATTTCGTTGGATCCCGACAGCTTATTTGGTGAAGATCACTTTTACGATGCTGATGATGGCGATATTGAGCAACGCGTTTCTATGGAATATTTGGATTTTCACAATCCCAACAGAAACGATCAGCAGGATTGCGGCATTGAAGGGCACAGCCACGATCGCCTGAAGCGCTCCCTCCGTTTAAGTTTCAAATCCGAATACGGTTCAGCAACCTGGAATACAAATATTTTCCGTGACGCACCGCTGAACGGCAGCACAGCGGATAAAGACCAGAAACGTATTGTGCTCCGTGGCGGTAATAACCGTTCGTGGGCGCGCAAATGGAATCCGGAAGAAACGACCTACACAGAAGACCAATGGTTCCGCGATACCCAAATCGCCATGACAGGATATGGCGCTCATGGCAATTTTGTTCATCTTTACATAAATGGAATCTACTGGGGACTTTATAATCCGGTAGAACGTCCGGATCAATTTTTCAGCTCCGAATATTTTGGCGGTAATGAGGAAGATTGGTACGCCATGAATCACGACGGCACCATCTCTGGTGATGCAACACGGTTTAATCATTTGGCGTCAGATTTAGTAAATATGAATATGTCCAATGCTGCCAACTATGCGGAGATGCAGGAATATCTCGATATCGATAATTTTATAGATTACATGATGTTGAATTGGTTTGGTGCGGTGACAGACTGGCCCGGAAAAAATTATTGGGGTGGAAATCAAAATAGTCCTGCTGGACCCTATCGCTTTTACAGTTGGGATTCAGAATGGTCTTGGGATGTTACCAAGGATTTTGATGATGTAAGCGGTGCATGGGTGCATCCGGATCACAGAGCCGGTTCAACAGAAAGTGATTTTCAATCCAAAATCTGGGTTGCGCTTCGCGAAAGCTCCGAATTTATGACGCACTTTGCAGACAGAGTGTATATGCACTGCTTTAACGATGGTGTGCTCACCGATTCCGCTTCTCTGGCGCGTTGGAATACCCTCAATCAATATGTGCGGGATGCGATGATCGCCGAATCCGCCAAATGGGGCGACGCAATGGAAGTTAGAGATGAGCCACTGTTTAAACGTGATATTCACTGGCAGGCAGAGGTGGATGCCATCGCCGCGTTGATGGACGGAAACGTAGCGCAGTTTATTACCGCGCTGCGCACCGAAGGTTATTACCCGGATATTGATCCACCGACGTTTAACAAACGTGGTGGTGCTGTTGCAAGCGGTTTTACCGTAACGTTGAGCAATCCCAATGGGTCAGGCACCATTTATTACACGACTGATGGAACAGATCCGAGAGCAGTAAATGGCGGCATTTCCGGAAACGCAACTGCGTATTCCTCGCCCATTAGTATTACGGACTCAACAACAATTACCACAAGAGTTTTGGATAGCGGCAATTGGAGTGCAAAAGATCAGGTCAATTTTACCATTGCCCAAAGCCCAACGGTAAGCCTGAAAGCCAAAATATTTCTGCAAGGCGCTTACGATTCCGGCACCGGGCTGATGACAACCACATTAAATACTTCCGGTTATCTGCCGCTGGCAGCGCCGTATAAAGCCAATCCGCGCAACGTTGTGTCGATGCCTGCAAACATTACAGATTGGGTGTTGGTCGAATTACGCAGCACGCCAACCGGTGCCGCAGTTGTGTCCAAAAGCGTTTTGCTGCGGAATGACGGGCTGCTCGTGGATGACGACGGCACCACGGAATCCGTTACGCTCGATGCCGCAGAGGGTGATTATTACGTGGTAATTAAGCATCGAAACCACCTGGCGGTGATGAGCACCAATGCCGTTAGCTTAACAGAAAACAGCAGTTTGTATGATTATACCGGCGATTCGAAAAGCTACTATGGCTCAGACGGAGCAGTAACTGTGGACGTTGGTGTATGGGGTTTGTATGCCGGAGAAGGTAACAATTCTGGAATCATTACGATCGCTGACCGGAATGATGCATTGTCAAACAGAGATTTTGTCGGATACTCTGTGTATGATTACAATCTTTCGGGAATCGTAACGATTAGTGATGCTAATATGGCGTTGTCAAATAGAGATGCAAATACGCAGGTTCCTTAA
- a CDS encoding polyphosphate polymerase domain-containing protein, with product MPRFEHKYKVPVEKLDVLREYMQNYLTVDKFASGQMDNTYTVRSIYYDTSDMRFYHEKIEGLRVRKKLRIRGYDTQQDNSVTFLEIKRKNDSSISKNRSPLLYKNLSSLMATSDIGTYVGLSHKQNGALTDARKFFYYMHALLLKPTIKVIYDREPYFYKFNRALRLTFDKNLRSSLVCDIDSLYSENDPVYAMPNYFTLEIKGKGPYPQWLQFIIGKLGLRRQAISKYTICIDSHNKFGPPIPHICRTKSSPKIGNGFFNDAKKSQYLEISNEVEKIIKTDI from the coding sequence ATGCCCAGATTTGAACACAAATACAAAGTGCCTGTGGAAAAGCTTGATGTGCTACGCGAATACATGCAAAACTATTTGACGGTGGATAAGTTTGCATCTGGTCAAATGGATAATACATATACCGTTCGCAGCATTTATTATGACACCAGTGACATGCGATTTTATCACGAAAAAATTGAAGGATTGCGTGTTAGAAAAAAACTGAGAATTCGCGGTTACGATACCCAACAAGATAATTCCGTTACCTTTCTGGAAATCAAGCGAAAAAACGATTCCTCGATCAGCAAAAACCGTTCCCCGTTGTTATACAAAAATCTGTCATCGTTAATGGCAACCAGCGACATTGGAACATATGTTGGGTTGTCCCACAAACAGAACGGTGCGCTAACAGATGCCCGAAAATTCTTTTATTACATGCACGCACTCTTGCTTAAACCGACAATCAAAGTGATTTATGACAGGGAGCCCTATTTTTACAAATTTAATCGTGCGCTGCGCCTTACATTTGACAAAAATTTGCGAAGCTCGCTGGTGTGCGACATCGACAGTTTGTATTCGGAAAATGATCCGGTTTATGCCATGCCAAATTACTTCACCCTCGAAATAAAGGGAAAGGGACCGTACCCGCAGTGGCTGCAATTTATCATTGGAAAATTGGGATTACGCCGCCAGGCGATTTCCAAATACACCATTTGCATTGATTCTCACAATAAATTCGGCCCGCCGATTCCGCACATCTGCCGGACGAAATCCTCCCCGAAAATAGGCAACGGTTTTTTTAACGACGCGAAAAAAAGCCAATATCTGGAGATTTCAAACGAAGTCGAAAAAATAATAAAAACAGATATTTAG
- a CDS encoding carbohydrate-binding domain-containing protein produces the protein MTRRILPLLCVVFITMLSVAQTVDVTKKTGGLEQFTLSDIDNITFGLPGIGGNTNAVSAQAKLNIHSQTGIVQLLISDIDSVFFNDAGTFAYFRTSQNLTEFALSDIDSITFDNSIDSTVYITYNGSSVTVENPLDSLGVQVNVSGANVTVNANSGISNIRYALSGSTSDGMFKIYSDLRLELYLNGVQITNPDGPAINVQTGKRITVHLAGGTTNVLTDGVNYATPPNNEDQDAAFFSEGQLIFEGSGNLTINGFGNDEHGLRSDDYIEVNDGNIIVNSAVKDGIHTNDGFFMNGGIVHVTSDGDGIDGSDGVIEITDGVVTVLNSTLGNIALKCDSTMHISGGTINITVDGDRALGLYSKQDVKITGGTLNINTTGDAVLSASGAGFDPSYCTAISAETNVQIDNCNITINTSGKAGRGISSDGSVHMNSGTLTITSTGDGEAYTNQLGNPDAYHGPCIKADANINLVGGVVTLSHSGDAGKGISVDGQLNIGNPVSVPSISITTTGNPITIVPGSSGEYAEAKAVSADNAIVIENANMTISSTDVGLESKISLTINLGVINITNSLEGMESPGININGGEIHINASEDGINPTFGFDGSQYDGSHLTINDGYVFVNTTNGDALDSNGDIFINGGIIIIHGPQSSSEVGVDVNGDFVVNGGFMVASGTNSDMTEGPVQSSSQYSVLLRTNQVISAGTLFHLEDASGNNLVTFAPTRQYYSIIFSSADLNTGTTYRVYTGGSSTGTLKDGVYTGGTYSGGTLRTSFTLSNIAQTVWF, from the coding sequence CGGTTGATGTTACCAAAAAAACCGGCGGGCTTGAACAATTTACACTTTCTGATATTGACAACATTACCTTCGGTCTTCCGGGCATTGGTGGCAATACAAATGCTGTCAGCGCTCAGGCGAAACTCAATATTCATTCGCAAACAGGCATTGTTCAACTGCTGATTTCAGATATCGACAGCGTATTTTTTAACGATGCCGGCACTTTTGCTTATTTTCGAACCTCGCAGAATTTAACAGAATTTGCACTTTCGGATATCGACAGCATCACTTTTGACAACAGCATAGACTCGACCGTTTATATCACATACAACGGCTCAAGCGTGACGGTGGAAAATCCGCTGGATTCTCTCGGTGTGCAGGTGAATGTCTCCGGTGCCAATGTAACTGTGAATGCCAATTCCGGCATCAGCAATATCAGATATGCATTATCCGGATCAACCAGCGACGGGATGTTTAAAATTTATTCCGATTTACGGCTGGAGTTGTATTTGAATGGTGTTCAGATTACCAATCCGGATGGACCCGCAATTAATGTGCAAACCGGAAAAAGAATTACCGTTCATCTTGCGGGCGGAACAACAAATGTGTTAACAGACGGCGTTAATTATGCGACACCGCCGAATAATGAAGATCAGGATGCGGCTTTTTTTAGCGAAGGCCAACTGATTTTTGAAGGTTCCGGGAATTTGACAATCAACGGTTTTGGAAATGATGAACATGGTCTCAGAAGCGATGACTACATTGAAGTTAATGATGGAAATATCATCGTCAACAGCGCCGTGAAAGACGGTATACACACGAATGACGGCTTTTTTATGAATGGTGGAATTGTGCATGTTACTTCTGACGGAGACGGGATTGATGGCAGCGACGGTGTAATAGAAATCACCGACGGAGTTGTTACAGTCCTGAACTCGACTTTAGGGAATATTGCGTTGAAATGCGATAGCACCATGCACATATCCGGTGGCACAATAAACATCACTGTGGATGGCGATCGGGCGCTGGGTTTGTATTCCAAACAAGATGTTAAAATTACCGGCGGCACACTGAATATCAATACGACCGGTGATGCGGTGTTGAGCGCATCGGGTGCCGGTTTCGATCCTTCTTATTGTACGGCAATTTCGGCGGAAACAAACGTTCAGATTGACAATTGCAACATCACGATCAACACATCCGGCAAGGCAGGCAGAGGCATTTCGAGTGATGGCAGCGTCCATATGAATTCCGGAACACTTACCATCACATCCACCGGGGATGGCGAGGCTTATACGAATCAACTGGGCAATCCGGACGCATATCACGGTCCGTGCATTAAAGCAGATGCCAACATAAATCTTGTTGGCGGTGTGGTAACGCTGAGCCATTCGGGAGACGCCGGTAAAGGAATTTCGGTTGATGGGCAACTGAATATTGGTAATCCGGTATCGGTGCCATCAATTAGCATCACAACAACCGGAAATCCGATTACCATTGTTCCGGGAAGTTCCGGTGAATACGCAGAAGCCAAAGCGGTTTCGGCTGATAACGCCATTGTTATCGAAAATGCAAATATGACTATCTCATCTACAGATGTCGGTCTCGAATCCAAAATTTCGCTCACCATCAACCTTGGTGTTATCAATATCACAAATTCGCTTGAAGGGATGGAATCACCCGGAATAAATATCAACGGTGGAGAAATTCATATAAACGCAAGCGAAGATGGCATCAACCCGACTTTTGGGTTTGATGGCTCGCAATATGACGGAAGCCATCTGACAATAAACGATGGCTACGTTTTTGTGAACACAACCAACGGCGATGCGCTGGACAGTAATGGCGATATTTTTATTAATGGCGGCATTATCATTATACACGGTCCACAATCTTCGTCGGAGGTTGGTGTTGATGTCAACGGCGATTTTGTTGTCAACGGCGGTTTTATGGTTGCATCCGGCACAAATTCGGATATGACGGAGGGACCGGTTCAGTCCTCTTCCCAATATTCGGTATTGCTCAGGACCAATCAGGTTATTTCGGCAGGAACCCTGTTCCATCTGGAAGATGCCAGCGGTAATAATCTGGTAACGTTTGCGCCGACACGGCAGTATTATTCGATCATCTTTTCCAGCGCCGATCTCAACACCGGCACAACATACCGTGTATATACCGGCGGAAGCTCAACCGGTACACTGAAAGACGGTGTGTATACGGGCGGCACTTATTCCGGCGGCACTTTGCGGACATCGTTCACGTTGTCGAACATTGCCCAAACTGTCTGGTTTTAG